In the genome of Brachypodium distachyon strain Bd21 chromosome 3, Brachypodium_distachyon_v3.0, whole genome shotgun sequence, the window aaccaaagttgcttcaccttccttgctcacatgtacttgctgcttgcaggcagctagggatggacgcaatctcatttgggtctccctattacctgaaagagtctgtgcttagcacatggacgggtgagatgctagggtttcgtgcgatgggcaatttcaacaaggtaacccctGGTCAAAGGCGGTACATCCTTGACCCCGGGCTACTGCggacaggcacaggcagacgctcgtccaggcgcatccgaaatgatatggatgaatctgaagtCGGAGGACCGTCACGACAATGTTTTTTATGAAACCATTTTGGCCACAGGAacacttattgtccaactttcggtactggtggagctactgcccgtggaagagggagacgtgtacgacgagggagaggaagaaactaggcttatcatgcatatgtgaaactatgtgttaatttgtaccctatgttttaatttgtactatatgtgaaattatgtgttaatttgtactctgtgaaactaagttttaatttgtactctatgtggaactaagttttattttgtactctgtgaaactaagtgttaatttgtgccctatgttttaaCTTGTACTCTGTGTGAAACTGTGTGTTAATTTTTACGCTTtttcaactatgttttaatatgtactctcggtttaactatgcttaactttaatttgtatgtctaactaggtttataaatgttgcaggcacaaaatggagagagtatcattgctatctccaaagattgagagtaagcatcgggctactcgattggtggcgcatcctgggagtgtcgagccccttgccacgcgcactcctaaggaaaattggatgatacaccctGTCTGAATTCAGTGGTATTTTTTCAATCATCTCTTGCAtgtctattttatttattcatcccttgcatgtacatttCATTCAATAATCCCTTGCATgcccattttatttattcatcccttgcatgtccattttatttatgcagtttgaagtgggctggccttttacctttcgcacgacttgttgaggtaactcgtgcggaaatggtagagggcgagcgacgtggcttcaactctacacggctacaaattgaccactcgctgctgagctgcttagtggaCAAATGGAGACCCGAGACACACGTTTCACTTtcgctggggagagatggctcctactctccaggatgtgtcgatgctgctgggactaccattggtgggtgatcccataggaccattgcaggcaccagctgattggcagaagggtatggcactacgctttcaagctatgtgttaattcgtgccctgtgttttaatttgtactctatatagaactatgtgttaatttgtgccctacgttttcaaggtattcttgtcggagctgggccactcacctcggaggctcacggacctaagctagattggttgctcaattaccaggttagatcgatgtgttttaagttaatatatctaagagcGTAgctcatatacttgcatgagtttactaacacttggtttttgttgcatgcagattcagaagtttgggtatccagagacccaaatgactgagcctcagatcactcggagccttgaggcatatatgatgtggcttctcgggaacgtgatgttcaccgagaaccacgtcaccaccattagcgcacgctacatccctattgcagtggagatcgcgaatgcaacttgtggtgacgacatcacacagaggagttggggttcggccGTCTTAGCGGCTACGTATCGAGGTATGTGCAACACTTGCCAGCTtgcgtcgcccaagtcagccctgcttggatgtcctttattgttgcagctctggtcgtggaagaggttttctatcggccgaccagacgttacgggtgatcaccctaaccctgagcaggagttgtttgacttagaacacatcgacctgcctactttcgcgacaatttggacacgtagcaaggtatgtcgaatgtgaaattcatagattagtttacataaaccatgaGCGAAGCTAACTTCATTTTTTTACAGAGACgctttgcacacgatcaggtcaggaattgctacccatcattcaacgagcagttcgacgtgttgcactctgaggcggttgtctgGGAGCCGTACACACAGGACGCCATCTAGGATAGATTCCCTGGCGGGATGTCCATGGTCTGCACGAGAGATTACGTttactggatgacaaaatcaaagatcatcttcgacgtctgcgtggaggagatggcccagcagagggtcatgaggcagcttggggcacgccagttggtcgttcctccaccgacggaggatccacttccacagATCGTCCACAGGTATGTGCAGTTCTCCAATTTATAATTGTCGTCCAGAATTGTTCATAATTTAAGtgttcaactttctattgcgATCTCAGGTTGACCAGGAAGAGAAGTACCAGGACCCAGActcagtggctgcagagggttcagTCGTACATCACACAGAGGGAGACTGCGATGAcacgggtttggccattggcggcctttgatctcgatctattcaacggatatttgcagaggtacatgacagctacccgattgagcatcattcagcactctcacccctaggagatagccgagccgagtttgcaagatatgtaccctagccagtctacttcaggctctagatAGCACGTGGTAAGTatcttctcttaacataatgcatgtgtttgttacgtactttgccatatatatgtaatactcttcgtgccaattgcaggctcagttgacacaggatttaCAGGCCGAGTTCGCTGCGTATGGACGTTCGCTTTCGACCGATCCACTTCTACTACCAAGGGAGCCGCACCAATCCTGGCTtagacgaatggaggagaagctacgctctttttacgcggctatcacgtgcacccgcacttcggacgtcgttcaccaccaggcgtccgtacggccccctcgtcactccacgcaccagcagcggccacgtcagcaggaagcaccgcacccccgacaccacccacgtccacgtctaccagagcagtcgacgcccaggccacctcctcctgagcAGGCTGGAGGTTTGTCGTGGCACCAGCGgcagtcttctttcgactattggcaccagcagcagccctcttttgaggctggaggttcggcgtggcagcaccagcagagtcccaggatgaacttcgagtttcgtccacagacccagccacagggtatgtatatttctatctattgtgttcattaccatgactgctacacaattgtaatgctaagtactttcccgcatgcaggagcctacgggcatcagtcgtcgttgtccgaaccctcgtggggtagtgagcaagatcacgctcaaggagaggactattctgtccaacacagctggatgttcagtactccgccaccagaccccacacaggaggatacacagtatcgtgaggatgggtccgtgattcctTCGCGCAACGTagtgccacctcataggtatggctggaccacgccacaggcacccccggaacgccgtcccagacgccgtgcctgatatttggatgtaggtcctatgtatgagacatatttctatctatgtatgagagagacatgttactaattttcgcattcttattcaagttacatttgcatataaataacggcaggactgaaatacatatgcaatagaaagactgaaattaaaaccgacaacttaaaatagacaggaaacggtggcgggaaaaggaggcgggaaaaggaagcgggaaacggtggcgcgaaaacgaggcgggaaacgctggcgggaaaacgaggcaggaaacggtggcgcgaaaaggaggcgggaaaaccAGGAGGGAAAaagaggcgggaaacggtggcgggagaatgagtttgagagcttataaatacctcatctccggtagtcatccaagcatccttcccactactgttttttccaatattccagtgtccccaaatgagtttgccttgctcggaccagggcgagaggccgaggaggatgaaagatgcgatgttgcctcggggggtggaacatcttaggtgttggtgcggcaatctatgccaggtgaaggaggtgacggatttttcagataagctgggcatgaggtttttcatgtgcgcgaactatgagtatgaaccacctgtcccggtttcgccgtacgacaagcctccggtaagcacatttaggtgttctaaaacatgttttctgtgtcatatcaaatttgtaacagtaggcttttttgtagtctcctccgcccctatgcatgtggtatcgttggattgacacggagatgccgGATTGGACGGTGGAAaagatcaaaacaaggtcccgaaatgcatggcagcgtttccacgcggaggagtatgcggaaaaagctgcagctcaggagaaagaggagcaagagagagagatgaaagagcatagggaggaacaacgtcgttggattgacgaagcactaaggaaaaacagggagaaagcgcttgagatgcaagaggaggaacgaaggcgcaaggatgctcgtgaggcagaaaggaagaggcaaagagaaagggccgccgtgacaaaggctgcagaagaacgtggcgatacgAGTGGAgaatggcctaagtggactcagtagtgcttgtgtttctaattatttgctatctttaattatgtccaattgcgatattaccaatgtatgttaatttagttgTGCAttggttccgtaaccagcacattatcgatgtatgttaatttatccaaatgtcaagtctttccgttcaaacaaaccgcaaagaatcgacacagaaattgtccagcaaattatcgatatatgttactctttatcctagttgtcaagtcttttagttcaaaaaaccgcaaggattcgagaaaaaaaatgggcctcggccgtgtatgcgttgatcatgcaacGAACTAGCGGCGAAGAATAATTACTTCCAATCAGATTTGGCGTGTTACTTTTATCCATGTTGTcgagtattttagttcaaaagaccggaaggatccgaagaaaaaaatggaatgGAATTACTTCCAATCGGTTTGGCCCAAACCGACTgaatccagtcggcctggaCAAAGCCAACTGGGCGTCAGTTGGCccgggccaggccgactggcggGTGGGGGCCCCGCGCGCTCAGCAGCCGGCCTGCAGTCggggccgactgggcccattcAGCATCGCCCAGGCCgtggccgtattatttttataaattttaaaaaacacgtattattttcaaaaataattaaaaaactcgtattatttaaaaaaaattagcggTGATCGGTGCCCATCCCCGCCGACCCGCACATGAAAACAACTTGAAAACAACTGAACGGTGGATCGTGCGCATGCACCGAATGGCAGTGGAAGCAATGTTTGGACGTAAAAGTGTGCCACGAGGATTGGAGGACGAATTGTCACGGTCCACCCTTTTAGTAATCACCAATCAATTAAAGGTAGCAGCAGGAGTACATACTCAACTTTTCTTGACAGCATAGCACATGCTCAACTTGATATcacgaagaaaagaaaagaaaaggcttgAGTCAAGGCCAAGAGCGCACGCGAAAACACAGGAAATTTAACCCTTTCAGGCTACTTGCCGGAGCAGTATTgtaaatttgaaatcaaacgAAAACTTTACCGAGAAATATTGATTCCCAAATAGGCCTTTCGATCTTTTACCTAAGGCGTGCCAACCATGAGCCTTCTCCTCTAATGttctagaaaaaaagaaggctCGTTACCAAAGGGCCAAGGCGCAGTCATGCAGCCGGGCACGGGCTCAGGCAAAAGACGTGGTGAATTCGTGATGCCAGCGCTCAGACGCGACAGGAGGGAGGGGGATGATTGGAGATAGACTGACAAGACAAGTCGCTAGCATTGTTGACCTCCCACCGATGGTAGTAGACAATGGCACTGCGGTGTGACTTATCCAGTACTGCGCCTTCTCGTGTGGAGTATTTAACACAGGACAGAACCGCTGCTGATGAGTGTGGCACAACCGGGCTGCTGGTACGCCACTCGAACGATCACTTCAGGTCTTGACCTGAGCAGATTATTTTTAGTCGGTCCTCACGGCAACTTACTTTGTTATAATGTTCACGACATGCATTTCTCGTGCTCCTGGTAGTTTTGTCAAGCAAAACCAATGATGCCTTGTCTACTGCTCCTTCCATTCTTGAttctcgtcgaaatattacatctatCTAAACAccttttaaaaatagatacatatattttttagcaaattttagacaaaattatgaaatggagagagtaacATAACACAGGCTCAGATTTCGTACACAAACAAAGTACCTCCAAAAAATGTGGTGGTGTGATTCCTTctggtggaaccagcccacgCAGATTCAAGTTCTTGACTCGATATGGGTGTCATATTTTCATGaattatttcaggatttatCCGGCGCTATTTTTTCAatggtaggtgacgtacccgtcaacagcgAGGCGCCTGCGAGGGCTTCGTCGATCTCTCAAAATCAGCCGGCTCACTCTTTCGAAGGTGCTCATAGTGGTAaagtgtgtgtgcgcgcgcgcgcgcgttcATAGGTGTGAGTGTACGCACGTCTTGGAGCGTCTGTGttactaaaaaaaagtacCTCCAAAATGCCGGAGTCCATAGAAAAACCACCTCTAGAttatacctgggcaaacccTGGGCCGGGCTGGGTTCGGGCAGGGCTTCATAAAAGTCCgacggtcaaacctgaagcccgagcccggcccggcccgaaaccccaaaaataggccatttaagcgttaaaataattaattttaaaataaataaatgatttttatacctatttttccttaaaaaaatacCAGTTTTTTACTCATTTCGGGTTTTGgggccgggcttgggactGAAAAGCGAGGCCCGAGCCGGACCGGCTGGGCTGGGCCaccatgcccaggtatactCTAGATGCAGCCGTAGAGTTGTGGGATTATGACTTTATCCATCGGGCCTCGTTTGGCGGTAGTGATTTGTAGTGTATTATTGGATATTATACACGGTGGGATTGGGTGAAAACACTTCATTCACCCAATACTATTCTGCCCCAATATTCTCTCCACTGCAATACTCTCGTCCAATCCCCTCATTTGGCACACATGGATTGATTTGGTTGCAACTTCACCACAAACTGGcagcaaacaacaaacaagCTACTTTAGTTGCAATGCCGACAAAGTAACAAAAATCCAAGTTTTTCATGATTCTCTTCATCAACTGCTCGGTGACAATAAAATTTTGTTGCCACACTCTAACCATTCAGCATAGATTAAATTCAAAACATGCTCATAGGGAACTCAACTGATATCATTCATTCACATGAGAAAAGAAGAATCACTTCATCATAGCAATAcaataaaaatctaattttcACAACTTCAGCTCGGCCTATATATTTTTCCAAAAGTGATTTCAAAAGTAAACTTTGGAGTATACCAGCCTCACGAATTGACGAGGAGTGGTGATGCGAGGagagacggtggcggcggcatgaTCGTCGGACTCGCTGCGGACTTGTCGGCCGCCGCGGAGTCGTAGTCCGTCACGGAGTCTTCGGCAGGACGGAGCACCTGCCGGAATCGAGCTTCGTCTCCATGAGAGCTCGTTGCGCCGCTGCGGAGTCATCGGTGTCGCCCAAGGATTCTCTGCCCGACACGGAGTTGGAGGCCGCTGCGGAGTCGTGACTCGTGAGAGGTGAGACGCCGCGAGGGACCCTGGGATCGAGCTGCACCAACGCGGAGCACCACCGTGGTCGTGGAAAACTGGACCACGAGCTGTTTCTCTAGGTTTTTTTACTGGGACGATGCAAGTGAATACCGGGCCGCCAAATGGGCCGTTAAGTGAATTTCCAAGTATAATACATCGATTTCCAAGTATAATACCGGGCCGGCAAAATACATGAGTTTTCAAGTAAATACCAGGCTGCCAAACGAGGCCTCAAGGTTTAAATCATGATACTCATAATTATGCAGTATGTGTCTCCTTTATAGTCTTCctataaaagaaaataaccaTGACAATTgaatgatttgttttcttaaCAATGCCACATATGACAATTGTCGACGTTGAATAACgaaataaagaagaagaagatgcaagCCATTTCTGAAGTCTTAACTAAGAAATGATCtctcttcacaagaaagaTAAGCCATTTTCTTTCTACTGTACTAGATTTCATTTTTCATCATGCTTTTTAAATTAATTATGTTCATTCAAACATTAGTTGCAACATATAGCATTAACAGATAATTTATtgtataatactccctccatttcataattcttgtcgaaatattacatgtatgtagacactttttaggaatagatacatccatttttttgacaaatttgagacgagaATTGTGAAACGGAGGagtatgttttattttcttatctACATGATGCGGAGTGCATAAGATAAGACTGTCTTCTCTGCGTTGTAAATGCCCTAAGGCGAACATTAGCAGAGTAAAAGAATTACAATATGTGCGCAGTGACCACTTCTCATCTGATAATAATCTTATAAATTCCCATTGCACGTCCAGCTCACCATCCATGAGATTATGCCCATTTCTCTAGCTTCCTGGTGTGAAATTCATACAGATTGGCGCGTTCACCTTAGCCAGAGACAGCaaggaagaaggaaacatCCATATACCATCTCCACAAATAAAACCAGATGCAACCGCAGGcaccagcagcgccgcctccttgCTGTTCATTTTGTGCCAGGCAAAGACTGTCAAGCTTCCCACACACATGTCAATGGCAAAGTTGGCACCAACAAGGAACGGCACAGCCATTGCCATCGGCAGGGGAACATATTTCCTGTACCTTCTTGGAAGTAGGTCCCTAACAAGGTTAATGAGCACAGAAAAAGCGAAGAGAGCAGCAGACAGCTCAAGGCAGTGCTTTGGCAGTGCAGAGAAGCCATCGACGCCGAGAATAGCCATGTTTCGATATATCAGTGCGTATGGAGCCTTCCAGTATCCATCTGGGTTCCCAATATCAAATGATTTGTAGAAGAGCAAGAACGTAGATGGCGCGATGATGCAGCCCATGGCTGTACCAATGGCCTGGCCAACAAGCATCGATCTTGGCGATGTCAACGTCAGATGGCCAGTCTTGTAATCGTGCATCAGATCAGCAGAGACTTGCACTAGCTGCTTCACTATACCACAACCAACAAGACCGGCAATGACACCATCGTCCTTCCCTCCCCAGGCTGAAAAGATAAACAGAGCAACCTTGCCATAATTGTAGCTCATATTCATGTCAGTGAGTCCAGTTCCATAGGCATTGGAGAACCCCAGCACGGGAGCAAGCACATAAGCTACAACGACATAGTACCATTTGACCTGTCGGAACATAACCGGTATGATAATAATCGCAATGATGCTTAATAAAGCGTATCCTATGTACGCTAGCCAGTTTGGAATGTAGTCCCTGTTAAAGACCTCATCGCGTTGCATATCATCAATGGCAACTGTACCCTCATTAGCAGCTGTAATTCATTAAACGCTAGCTAAGCCTTGGTAAAAATATATGGAGGAAATGCGCAACAGCTTGATTTTGCAGTCCATGCTTACCTCTCTTGACATGCTTACGATTGGATCGTCCGTGCAAACTCTTAGCAGTGATACCTGTGACTTTGATGAAGTGGTAGAGACCATCTCCCATGATCAGAGCTACACACATGAAGGACTGCACATAAATCAGATTAAAGACCACATCTGTGTAGATTAATTTGAAAGGAACAAGTAATTTCTCAACCCAACCTTGTAACCAAACAAGCTTGTCATGCTGGTTTCTGGTACATTTGCAGGATACCAAATGCCCTTTTGTTTGCTGATGAGTGGCCACATTATTCCCCATGAAAGTATTGCACCGAAGAGCGTGGAAAGATTTACCAGGTGTGAGCAGATCATCCCCGCGCCGACATATGTGAGACTAAAATCGAAGAAGAACCTGATAGCCAAAAGACTCAAGAATTAGGACTTTAGACCATTGTGCAAGCCTAACAAATTAGCATCAAGTATAATTAGGAGCAATCAGCAACCCATAGT includes:
- the LOC100830952 gene encoding metal-nicotianamine transporter YSL2 isoform X1; this translates as METPRVRGAAAPEIEKCDAGGDVEEPVPAAAAREQQHEERVPPWREQVTARGLVAALLIGFVYTVIILKLALTTGIIPTLNVSAALLAFLALRGWTRALARLGVASRPFTRQENAVVQTCAVACYTMGFGGGFGSSLLALNKKTYELAGVSTPGNAPGSYKEPGFGWMAGFLLAISFVGLLNLLPLRKALVIDYKLTYPSGTATAVLINGFHTSQGEKNAKKQVRGFLRCFVISLLWSFFQWFYTGGPSCGFLQFPTFGLKAWKQTFFFDFSLTYVGAGMICSHLVNLSTLFGAILSWGIMWPLISKQKGIWYPANVPETSMTSLFGYKSFMCVALIMGDGLYHFIKVTGITAKSLHGRSNRKHVKRAANEGTVAIDDMQRDEVFNRDYIPNWLAYIGYALLSIIAIIIIPVMFRQVKWYYVVVAYVLAPVLGFSNAYGTGLTDMNMSYNYGKVALFIFSAWGGKDDGVIAGLVGCGIVKQLVQVSADLMHDYKTGHLTLTSPRSMLVGQAIGTAMGCIIAPSTFLLFYKSFDIGNPDGYWKAPYALIYRNMAILGVDGFSALPKHCLELSAALFAFSVLINLVRDLLPRRYRKYVPLPMAMAVPFLVGANFAIDMCVGSLTVFAWHKMNSKEAALLVPAVASGFICGDGIWMFPSSLLSLAKVNAPICMNFTPGS
- the LOC100830952 gene encoding metal-nicotianamine transporter YSL2 isoform X2; its protein translation is METPRVRGAAAPEIEKCDAGGDVEEPVPAAAAREQQHEERVPPWREQVTARGLVAALLIGFVYTVIILKLALTTGIIPTLNVSAALLAFLALRGWTRALARLGVASRPFTRQENAVVQTCAVACYTMGFGGGFGSSLLALNKKTYELAGVSTPGNAPGSYKEPGFGWMAGFLLAISFVGLLNLLPLRKALVIDYKLTYPSGTATAVLINGFHTSQGEKNAKKQVRGFLRCFVISLLWSFFQWFYTGGPSCGFLQFPTFGLKAWKQTFFFDFSLTYVGAGMICSHLVNLSTLFGAILSWGIMWPLISKQKGIWYPANVPETSMTSLFGYKSFMCVALIMGDGLYHFIKVTGITAKSLHGRSNRKHVKRAWGGKDDGVIAGLVGCGIVKQLVQVSADLMHDYKTGHLTLTSPRSMLVGQAIGTAMGCIIAPSTFLLFYKSFDIGNPDGYWKAPYALIYRNMAILGVDGFSALPKHCLELSAALFAFSVLINLVRDLLPRRYRKYVPLPMAMAVPFLVGANFAIDMCVGSLTVFAWHKMNSKEAALLVPAVASGFICGDGIWMFPSSLLSLAKVNAPICMNFTPGS